The Bradyrhizobium ottawaense genome window below encodes:
- a CDS encoding ABC transporter ATP-binding protein produces the protein MSASPLIEIRDLRIRFHGDDGRITHAVDSVDLSVANGATLGLVGESGCGKSVTSLAIMGLLPKQSAEISGAIRFDGLDLLKTPDQTLRNLRGNRLAMIFQEPMTSLNPSFTIGDQIIETILRHRGGSRKSARERAIELLRRVHIPSPERRVDEYPHKLSGGMRQRVMIAMALACDPRLLIADEPTTALDVTLQAQILELMRELKAASGAAIILITHDLGVVAEVCDEVAVMYAGEIVERAPVDELFSAPQHPYTVGLLGSIPRLDHRAEQLATIEGMVPNMAQPPAGCRFAARCPFVLDACTTAPPPLIEVSPGHLSRCIRAPLERLVS, from the coding sequence ATGAGCGCGAGCCCTCTCATCGAGATCAGGGACCTCCGCATCCGCTTCCACGGCGACGACGGCCGCATCACCCACGCGGTCGACAGTGTCGACCTCAGTGTCGCCAACGGCGCGACCCTCGGCCTCGTCGGCGAATCCGGCTGCGGCAAGAGCGTGACCTCGCTGGCGATCATGGGCCTGCTGCCGAAACAAAGCGCGGAGATATCGGGCGCGATCCGCTTCGACGGCCTCGACCTCCTGAAGACGCCGGACCAGACCCTGCGCAATCTGCGCGGCAACCGGCTCGCGATGATCTTCCAGGAACCGATGACCTCGCTCAATCCGAGCTTCACCATCGGCGACCAGATCATCGAGACCATTTTGCGCCACCGCGGCGGCTCGCGGAAAAGCGCGCGCGAGCGGGCGATCGAGCTGCTGCGCCGGGTCCACATCCCCTCGCCCGAGCGGCGCGTCGACGAATATCCGCACAAGCTCTCCGGCGGCATGCGCCAGCGCGTGATGATCGCGATGGCGCTGGCCTGCGACCCGCGCCTGCTGATCGCCGATGAGCCGACCACTGCGCTCGATGTCACCTTGCAGGCGCAAATCCTGGAGCTGATGCGGGAGTTGAAAGCGGCAAGCGGCGCCGCGATCATCCTGATCACGCACGATCTCGGCGTGGTCGCCGAGGTCTGCGACGAGGTCGCGGTGATGTATGCCGGCGAGATCGTCGAGCGCGCGCCGGTGGACGAATTGTTCTCGGCGCCGCAGCACCCCTACACCGTCGGCCTGCTCGGCTCGATCCCGCGACTCGACCATCGGGCCGAACAGCTTGCCACGATCGAGGGTATGGTGCCGAACATGGCGCAGCCGCCGGCAGGCTGCCGCTTCGCCGCGCGCTGCCCGTTCGTGCTGGACGCCTGCACCACGGCGCCGCCACCACTGATCGAAGTCAGCCCCGGCCACCTCTCGCGCTGCATCCGCGCGCCGCTCGAACGCCTGGTGTCGTGA
- a CDS encoding DUF1028 domain-containing protein codes for MTWSIIARDPFTGQFGIAVATRFFAVGARVPYIAAGVGAIATQAFVNPYYGIDGVKLLREGLNARDVLAALLATDDGRESRQIHIMDASGEIAAHTGRDCVDWCGHIAGSGFSIAGNMLAGADVLDETAKTYIANDSLPFPRRLLAAMRAGEAAGGDKRGKQSAALLIHGEEEWPALDIRADDHPDPLGELERLEHVSHELWVHFRDSMPTRRNPAGNTDRGVIDASIQAARARQS; via the coding sequence ATGACCTGGTCGATCATCGCGCGAGACCCTTTCACCGGCCAGTTCGGCATCGCTGTTGCGACACGTTTTTTCGCCGTCGGCGCACGCGTGCCGTATATTGCCGCCGGCGTCGGCGCCATCGCGACGCAGGCCTTCGTCAATCCCTATTACGGCATCGACGGCGTCAAGCTGTTGCGGGAAGGCCTCAATGCGCGCGACGTGCTGGCCGCGCTACTCGCGACCGACGATGGCCGCGAGAGCCGTCAGATCCACATCATGGATGCGAGCGGCGAGATCGCCGCACATACCGGGCGCGACTGCGTCGACTGGTGCGGGCACATCGCAGGCAGCGGCTTTTCCATCGCCGGCAACATGCTGGCCGGCGCCGACGTGCTCGACGAGACCGCAAAGACCTATATCGCCAACGACAGCCTGCCCTTCCCGCGCCGCCTGCTCGCCGCGATGCGCGCCGGGGAAGCCGCCGGCGGCGACAAGCGCGGCAAGCAGTCTGCCGCGCTGTTGATTCACGGCGAGGAGGAATGGCCGGCGCTGGACATTCGCGCCGACGACCATCCCGATCCGCTCGGCGAACTCGAGCGACTCGAACACGTCAGCCACGAGCTCTGGGTGCATTTTCGCGATTCCATGCCGACGCGACGGAACCCGGCCGGCAATACCGACCGCGGCGTCATCGACGCCAGCATCCAAGCAGCGCGTGCAAGGCAATCATGA